DNA sequence from the Diorhabda sublineata isolate icDioSubl1.1 chromosome 6, icDioSubl1.1, whole genome shotgun sequence genome:
aagatttaaagaaaaacgaACATTCGAGTCAAATATAAGCGTTATTAAAAGCACATtgaattgaatttcgataaatgcttaaaaatataaaaagaagaattaaaagaGCACAATGACatttaaatgtgaaaatattcttggaaaaagaagaagtagactggaataacttgaataaaaaagaaaaagaacatCAAATctgaaaatgtcaaatatttttaaatgaggacaatatagatttgaaaataaaagcatttaaatgtcaaaatattgttataaaaggAAGTAGACGGgagtaaattgaataaaaaagaagaaaaatatagagttttaaatggaaattgttttttctattatgaataaaataataaatattatcttGTTGtagataatattattaaaaatgtagaTACAGATGTAGTGGCCAAAAAAAGTCCTTTATAGACTAATGTGGCCAAAAAAGGTCCTTTATAGACCAATGTGTCCACAAATGGTACAAAAGAATATATttgatgtattaaaaaaaatactgcaaCCCTTTGTTCTGTACAATTCTCACCGCTATTTATCTATTCagcgtttttgtttgaatttctaatttttaatcacTTAAACTGACCACAAATTGTACTTCTACcctatttcttcttatttattattgaattgaagtaacattttaagaaaatttgcgAATATAATTTTCGAGTTGCAAATACTCTTATCTCTTATTGGAGACAATGAACGAAACCGAACGTAATTAACTTAGAAACACAATTATCCGTTAATCAATCTCTGCTGATACCAAATCAACCCTTGTTAACTAACCTCGCCACTTCACAGACGTTATCAAAACTTACTTCCCCCGTTTAAGGGTTGAAATGACATAGTAGGCGGAACTTGGGTAAATCGAGCAAGCGTTGGCGGGTTTTAAACATCAGATAGTGATTGTTTGCTAACAATTGAACAACTTAATCTTCTGAACCACTAAATCTGATCCTGACCATAAAATAATGGCCGATTTGCATTTAAACGATACAAATTTAGGACAAAATCGAACTTCGTTTCTTATAGAAGATATCCTGTACAGACAAAAATCGGAACAGGAGCAAAATATTGACGGTGTCGATCGGGAAAAAGTATTTCAGTATACGAAAGCTCTGGATAAACGGGTGGTGTCGCCGGAAAAAAGTGGTTATAGTTATTTTCAATCGAATGTTGTGCCGGGTGGTATGATGCAAAGTTATACCCAACCAGAAACCGGATACATACAAGTTATGGGAGCGTTAGGAGCTTATCTCGGTCCTCCTTATAAAAATATGACGGATCCTTATTTTCTCACACAAggtatgtaaaatattttcgtaGTTCTTGGATTTCCCGCAGTcgaaggattattgttttattgagaaacGTATTTGATGCTCATGttgctaaatattttttatacaacaccaccgtaaaattcttagggcttgttgtggacaattccttcaAATCGAAAAGTTACGAATTGTCgccttatataaaaaatttagtttctcctgctttgcgctgagatcagttttcaaagaactgaacttatccatccACCTTCCATATCCAccacagtctattatgcccttattgagtcgcatctccgatatgcccttcaaTTCTGGGGTACTCAATTTGAATGAAaccttcaaactacaaaagaaaacTGTTAGATaattactcggactaaacagcaaggacttctttaaaaagattaaaaattctgacatTGTCTAATTAGCAAGCACagttctccaatttcagaaacaTCGTtgcacttaggaacgcggagctaCTTCACGTCCAGAATTAGTTAaggactcaatattttacaatgcgaaaaaatgcacaatcatttgccaattgaacaATTTAACGTTTCATCACAGAACACAGTTGATTTAACAAACTTCTGATCTGGCACAAATTAAAAGCGATTCGAAACATGACGTTCCTTCCAAACTATTTCGCTAGGGCTGCACATGAGCTTAGTCCCCTCTATGCGgccattttttatgaaacactctctatattgaaaataaatttttatttgaaatgatgaCAAGTTATACTAAATGAGTATTAATATGATTACTCGGGACTAAACGGCAGGGCAggggaattttttaaaaagtttgaaaattctgattcttcgtttcttatttatctttgaatccgtttgtctAATTCGTAATTTCGGAAAGATCTTTGCAGTTAGGAACAcgaagcacgacctttaccaACCTACTCcaagttcagaattagttaagggctcgaTATTTCACAAtgcgaaaaaaatgcacaatcacttgccaattggattaaaattgatataatcttttcccgcattccgcaataatttgagggcatatttactggtaAATGCCTTCTACTCTGCATAcgatttctattttaataataatatttacttataattttgttactcattatgtttttcttctgtatattgaattttgattgtatttgtatctttatttagttatttttatgcttctttttttagattttacaagcttttgtctacaaattgtaacaattttttgacaataaattatttctctctctctctatctctaggggctcgatattttacaatacgaaaaaaatgtacaatcatttgccaactgaaatcaaatcgatataatcttttcccgcattttgcaataatttgagggcattaATTGTGGATTTGTACCTTTACTTAATTATTTGTATGTATGTTTTCAagttttcacaagcttttgtctacaaattgtaacaattttttgacaataaattatttctctCTCTGTCTCTCTTTCTCTaggggctcaatattttacaatgcgaaaaaaatgcacaatcatttgccaactgaaatcaaatcgatttaatcttttcccgcattttgcaataatttgagggcattaATTGTGGATTTGTacctttatttaattatttgtatgtatgtttttaagttttcacaagcttttgtctacaaattgtaacaattttttgacaataaatcatttctgtctttctaTAAGTATATTCGTTTCGAATAGGCcatttttttcttacaaaatgATGTTTTCTGGTTCTGCTATCCCCCAGGCAAGGAAAacagaagattttgaaaaaaaatactttctcaacatagacaaacaaaaaacatatcTCGAACTAGAAAATCCAATCTTCATCTCAAGACAATATTTCTTATTCCCGTTATCtgataaaatagttttcaaattgCATTTCggagaataaacatttttttgtggtTCCAGGAATAtcagtataataaaaataaacctcACTTTGGTTTTTCGATAAGAAATCGTCTGTATGGTATTAACACCCTCCGAAGTTGTTAGCGAGATCTGATAAATTCTGTTTTAGATCTTCATCATTATAAATCTCTAATGGAATAATTTAATTCACCTTGATTAATTAAACGCGgagtattttcttgaaaatataatttgtccGAATCAATAGAAATAGATTTAACATTAACATCTATTCCATTATCATCTTCTATAATTTATGACTGATATTACCAGAGCAAATTAGAAATGGAGGATCTtccaattataaaattagttttgtaGGTTACAgatggaatattaaaaaaattgttatacaacttttcattataattttcttttacgTTTAGGATAATTCCAGTAACTTTAAGACTCTAATGGAAaggaattttattgaataaaacattgaaattatatagaaaattaagtCTGACTTAAACTCTCacaaaaaaacaagaataaataattttgattaattaaaaaatataattataactttttaaaaaaaaaactaagacTTGCCATCTCTCCCAGAGTATTCGGGAATGTTCTGGGAGAGACAGCTTGTGCTTTTTTTGCCTTTCCCTTTACCTTTCAAGTCTTTTAACTCCAGTCCATCTTCGAATTTACGTTTTTTCCTTTGAACTTTTATAATGTACGCGGAGGCATAAAATTACCTTCAGCATTACAACAACCAATTACCGTCCTTGAGTGAACTTTTTCTGTTGaacttaggttaggttagattaagttaggttaggttaggttgacaTAGTTATAGCTTTGCCAACTTTTTCGGCCAAAACATGACCTGGTCGATTATTCAATTGCAACCAGGATTCGTCTATTTCCCCAATGAAATATCggaatttcttttcaaaaacacTCTCAACCAATCACAGCCCGCCTTCTCTGATatcatattaaatatgtgtTTAATTCCTAATTGCTCAGCATACTTAAATGTAACGATTGTTAAATCATTGATAGTCAAAGCAAAACCTCGTGACTGCATGTCTTTTATATGCTTGCTCAGTCTTTTTTCGACGTCTGCACCAAAGGTTGGTGATGGTCCTTTTTAATCTTCTTTCTTTTCgtgaaatattctaaattgaagAGGCCCTATAAACCATCATCCAACCATTTCGTATTTCTTCCACAGCATTCTTCAAATCGTCTTCACTTCAGCCACCTATACTAGCAGTCTAGAAGTTTAAAGTCAATCAAAATTACAAGattttatatctataaataatCGCGATCTCTCCTTATTGTCCAAGTGAGATAGACATATTAAGAAATTAAAGTAATTTCTAGAATTTGTAggtaattttgaggttagaacaCCGTGCAAATCTTCCACTTCATAAGGAAATCATATGAACAGACAAAACTTCGGAAATATTTATCTGACCAGTTAATATGTTAACTCTTTGACTGAAATCGAACGTTTGATTAAGAAACTcacttttccattatttttacgaaaaaaaattcacCAACTTATTTGATTGCAGGTATTCCTTTCCATCATGCTTTATTTGGAAGTTCGGCCAGCGAAATATCCTTAAACGCTCTCAAGCATTGTCGAAGAAGGAAAGCCCGCACGGTGTTTAGTGATCCTCAGCTAACAGGTGAGTTTATTGACAACACATATACAGTGTGACACATTTAAAGTgaaagtatttatttcaatattgaagAGATACTATAATCTCGAGATCTAGTTTCTCCAACGCCATCTAGCAATTCTGTTTGTTATATTACAATTTTCTGTaggttttttaaatatcaagGGAGGTTGGTGAGAAGTGATGACAGCAACTCCATTTGGAGTTTTGGATGTATCAACGTATATATGGAGAGTTTCGAGTAGAAGCTCTAATATATTATGAAGGCTGGCGTATATACAGAGCTACCGTCAGGTTTTTTAAACATCAAAGGAGGTTTAGGAGAAGTGATGACAGCAGCTGGGagtcagatctggactatacggtgaaTGAGGGAGcgattcgaagtgtaattcgttcgatttaaccatcgttgccatcgacttgtgaatcggtgcattgtttTGGTGAAACAGTCGATATATGAAGCCATTtctccttgatttttgcattcaaacgatccaacaactctatttagtattcgctattgattgtctttcCTTTTTGGAGATGAagaatattccatgcgcatcccaaaatactgaagccataaccttcccaagTGACTGTGGTGCATTTGGACGCTTCCGATGTGATTCACTGGCTGCAGTTccctcagatgatgatcgttttgattcctgagtgaagtgatggatccattgccacatatcgacgcaaaaagttttatttatcaCGTGTAAACATGACCAAACACTACACTGAATCGTCGaaacgttgttgtttttgatcgactgtgagtaaacgcggcacccgctttgaaaaaagctttataatgatcaaaaattgtaaacacactACCTTCTGATATATTTACCGCATTAGCTATCTgccgcaatttcaatttacgattagatttaaccaatttttgaacttttttgatgttttctggagtaaccacctcaattagACAACCAAAATTATAATGAGTTTTTAGAAAAAGTGAATGTAGTTatgaaatatgtgaaaaacaTTCAAATCTATAGTGAAGGAATATCTTGGACAGAACTAACCTTAAAATGAATGATTTGAGCAAACTTTTGAATTCGAATAATACTTtcaaagtcaactgtcaaactTGAATCAATGCTACCAACTGACCACCCACGTTGTGGTGTAATTTTTCTAATGTATATATTGTGAATACAAGCCGaaacatagaaaataatataaagaaaaccaaaaaactcGTAACAGAAGGCCATTGCAGCATTCGTTTGGAATTTTCTCGAATGAAAAGCCTTCTGTCACTTGTATTTTAGTATAAATTCTTTGTTTAGGTATTCTCGAACGCATTTTAGCTCTTAGCATTCCATTCTTCAATGActtttggtaattttctgtaGAGGGTTGGTGCCCCTGAACAACATTTTTACTTTGAGAACTGATTGGACGATGCATTATTTGGGCATGTATAAAGGTGAtatgatataataatttatttcaattttaagatattatttacaataaactaTAATGAGTTCTTCACACGACATTCTGAGTTTTTTCCTGATTTAAACaatcttttaaattcaaattatattgtcaaagtcaactgtcaaactTGAATCAATACTACCAACTGACCACTTACGCTACTGCTTAATTCCcctaatctataatttttacaatttttctataaataaataatgtaaatacaAGCCGAAATAGAGAAAATAGTATAAGTAACAGAAAACTTTTCATTCCAGCATTCGTTCCTTCGGCCAATGTTACTTATATTCTAATATTGTTTTCCTTCTTATTCCAATATTCTCGGAACATTTCACAGATAATTCCTTGACTTATTTCTCATTTTAAGGTTTAGAGAAGAGATTTTCGGCACAGAGGTACTTATCGACTCCAGAACGAGTTGAATTGGCTAGTGCGCTAAGTCTAAGCGAAACTCAAGTTAAAACATGGTTTCAAAATCGAAGAATGAAGCACAAAAAACAGTTGAGAAAAGTCCAAGAAGAAAAAGCCACGAATTCAGTGAAAATACCTTTAGAGTCGACAGAAAAATTGGGTAATACTTTAGTGAATTCATCTACAAAAtctactaaaataaattttaatatggGGTAGTGtcatatttcaagaaatgtgacataaacagaaaatatgggaacaatttttcataaaagtcaTAATTTTGCTGGACCCTGTATACAGGTCACAGAATATTTTACGTCATGTACTCATTTCAGTTccaaaacaccctgtatatgtagCTATAGTTCCGAAATTACAGCAATTCTGTTTTATCTAGTTGAAATAAGTTCATtatatttccagaaaaaaaacaataaacatgACAATAaagtaaataccaccataataaaTATTACCAACCAAAATTTAGATAATGGAGGTTTAACATAGTTAagtcactctgtatattaatagTCAACGACAAAATTGAAGGAGAACATCTTGCGAAAGGGAAATGAGAGAAGCAgctttgataattttgtttccaAGTGGAAAAGATCTTAGATCTCAGCCGCCATCTTATATCATAATTTAGTTCATTAAGTTGTGAACTTGCCTTAATTGATGTTTAAGATTGGGTACGCTCCCTCAAGAAGCCGGGATTCGATTTTCAGGTTATGGTATCTTTAATAACGAAAAGGAAGTTTAGTATTTCGTTTATGTTCTCATCGATTCCAGAAGAAAAGTTGataggaataaataaaaacgataaaattgataaaactatcatgtttttaaataaattatatctttCCAAAGATAATCACTTCGGGTGgtagtaaattcggccagatagCAAGTAGATGACGCAATATTTGTACATGTAAACTCCACCAGATTATAGGGTGAGCTagatgttaaaaaatatttacattaaaaatgaaagGTATGCCATTACCAAATATACCAATCAATTCAATGTGTTTACTATTGAAAAACGTTATTGTTTGACAGCTCGAGTTATCGTGGTGGTGACTTTTGTTAAAATACGAGCTTTTTATGAGCGATTGTCAAactatgcggtatccaacgcgaacaaatctatTTGACAGCTAAATCctaatgcaatattgaatgtatgctaAAGGAATCAGagctcaatctcacggtatgtcttGCCATATCTCagaacttaagtagcaaccctgtaattattctttttgtttacGTTTTGTTGGCTCTAAAACTTGAGAGGGATTACAGGTCAGTGATTTAGATTACTAAAGTTTGGAAATAAAGAAAAGGACCATTCCAAAAAGTTTCGGAAAATAGGTATATACGCAGcacatctaatttttttaacgacAATCCGTCATATACAGTAAATCAAAGTACATGGAACTGAAAAgaggttattttgaaaaacaatatatttttttccaaatagtcGGACATTTTTTGAGCCCGCCCTCGTATGTAACCATTGACCATTATCCATCGTTGACGAAGGTTATTGTGGAATATGGGAAAATCCTCTTCGATAGGCTTGTGACAGTCGTTTATAAAACAACGGGAAAACCTTAACGCCAATCTCTGGTTCCTGATTATTCCTTGGGGACGTCATTAAAATTGTATTATAGCCGAGCTTCATCGTATTTCACTATAAAACGCCAATTATTTGGTAATTTGAAGCAAAATCCCGtgtattttacaaaatagtaTATATACAATAACAAGACtttcagaaaacatcaaaatttataagATTTTCTTCGAATTTTTTCATAGACGATAAATTTTTCTGGTATTAACGTTCTTCCAACTCAAGCTCCAAATAATTATCTCACTATACAAACAAACAGACAAAGGGGCTGTTATTAGAAAACAACACTCACGCaagtaaaaaagaaatagaagacaaaccttacaaaattacaaaagaaaTAGATGACAATTCTCACgaaactacaaaagaaataGATGACAGCTCTcataaaactacaaaagaaataGATCACAGCTCTCACgaaactacaaaagaaataGATGACAGCTCTCACgaaactacaaaagaaataGATGACAGCTCTCACGAAACTACAAAAGAAGTAATGACAGCTCTCACgaaactataaaagaaatagaTGACAGCTCTCACgaaactataaaagaaatagaTGACAGCTCTCACGAAACTACAAAAGAAGTAATGACAGCTCTCACgaaactataaaagaaatagaTGACAGCTCTCACgaaactataaaagaaatagaTGACAGCTCTcataaaactacaaaagaaataGATGACAGCTCTCACGAAGCTATAAAAGAAATAGTGACAGCTCTCATgaaactacaaaagaaataGATGACAATTCTCACgaaactacaaaagaaatagatgacatttctcataaaactacaaaagaaataGATGACAGCTCTcataaaactacaaaagaaataGATGACAATTCTCACgaaactacaaaagaaataGATGACAGCTCTcataaaactacaaaagaaatagatgacatttctcataaaactacaaaagaaataGTGACAGCTCTCATGAAACTACATAAGAAATAGATAACAATTCTCACgaaactacaaaagaaataGATGACAGCTCCcataaaactacaaaagaaataGATGACAGCTCCcataaaactacaaaagaaataGATGACAACTCTcataaaactacaaaagaaataGATGACAGCTCTCACGAAGCTATAAAAGAAATAGTGACAGCTCTCATgaaactacaaaagaaataGATAACAATTCTCACGAAACTACAAAAGGAATAGATAACAGCTCTcataaaactacaaaagaaataGATGACAGCTCTcataaaactacaaaagaaataGATGACAGCTCTcataaaactacaaaagaaataGATGACAGCTCTCATgaaactataaaagaaatagtGACAGCTCTCGCgaaattacaaaagaaataGATCACAGCTCTCATAAAACTACAAATGAAATAGATGACAGCTCTCACgaaactacaaaagaaataGATGACAGCTCTCACGAAACTACAAAAGAAGTAATGACAGCTCTCACgaaactataaaagaaatagtGACAGCTCTCATgaaactacaaaagaaataGATGACAATTCTCACgaaactacaaaagaaataGATGACAGCTCTCACgaaactataaaagaaatagtGACAGCTCTCACgaaactacaaaagaaataGATGACAGCTCTCACGAAACTACAAAAGAAGTAATGACAGCTCTcataaaactacaaaagaaattACCTTACAACAATATGTTAGACAGTCgtttgtagtaaattttttaaagaaattagaATTGCACTCATACAAAGTTCAACTTGTTTATGAACTCTCAGGAAATGATTCGGTCAGACTCCATAAGGCATTGTCATGAAAgatcaaatttcatcaatagTGTAGTAGTGTAGTATTCTCAACGTTTTATTTAAGATGTACAGTAAACCGAAACATTTTTTGCTACTGGACTCGGAAAAATTACCAATGGATTCAAACCAAGTAATCCAGCGACACCAAATAATCAATGTTTAGATAAGAATCGTCAGGGAAAAATTTCGTCCTCGGGAATTTAACAGCTAAGCAATATTCATCGTCGTATGGTAGTACTTCCGGATCTAAAGGTGGAATTCCAAATAATAGGGAAACCTGAATACCAGTctttggttccaacaagatgGTGCACCATCACATTATGGTCT
Encoded proteins:
- the LOC130445654 gene encoding brain-specific homeobox protein homolog — encoded protein: MADLHLNDTNLGQNRTSFLIEDILYRQKSEQEQNIDGVDREKVFQYTKALDKRVVSPEKSGYSYFQSNVVPGGMMQSYTQPETGYIQVMGALGAYLGPPYKNMTDPYFLTQGIPFHHALFGSSASEISLNALKHCRRRKARTVFSDPQLTGLEKRFSAQRYLSTPERVELASALSLSETQVKTWFQNRRMKHKKQLRKVQEEKATNSVKIPLESTEKLGTNQNLRNTCQEKQIPMGSSGLSLTNSDLSDCESDIDIVGDAKQINFKRV